Proteins from a genomic interval of Phycisphaerae bacterium:
- a CDS encoding uracil-DNA glycosylase — translation MEAVTHNWIATALRDRFESDAILGADALSIRIGAKPATALPPSAPPLAPARPPVRAEEVRERTIQLAVIDDNEVKGCVKCGLSATRTKTVFGVGSPAARIMFIGEAPGHDEDLSGEPFVGRAGQLLTDMIQKGMGLRREDVYICNVLKCRPPNNRTPASDEIAACKDYLLRQIQIVNPEVIIALGAPAAQTLLSTREGIGRLRSRWHEFYPSGTALVGAPIPVMPTYHPAYLLRDPGEKSKAWEDLKLVMARLGLPIPARK, via the coding sequence ATGGAAGCAGTAACGCACAATTGGATTGCTACCGCATTGAGGGACCGCTTCGAGTCCGACGCGATCCTCGGTGCGGATGCCCTGTCGATCCGAATCGGCGCAAAGCCCGCGACCGCTCTTCCGCCGTCGGCCCCGCCTCTTGCCCCCGCCCGTCCGCCGGTGAGAGCCGAGGAAGTTCGCGAGCGAACGATCCAACTCGCCGTTATCGACGACAACGAAGTAAAGGGCTGCGTCAAGTGCGGCCTCTCGGCGACGCGGACCAAGACCGTCTTCGGCGTGGGCAGCCCGGCCGCGCGGATCATGTTTATTGGAGAGGCTCCCGGGCATGACGAGGACCTCAGCGGCGAGCCCTTCGTAGGGCGGGCGGGTCAGCTTCTGACGGACATGATTCAAAAGGGCATGGGGTTGCGGCGCGAAGACGTCTATATCTGCAACGTGCTCAAGTGCCGGCCCCCGAACAACCGTACGCCCGCCTCGGACGAAATCGCCGCCTGCAAGGACTATCTGCTGCGGCAGATTCAAATCGTCAATCCCGAGGTGATCATCGCCCTCGGCGCGCCGGCGGCCCAAACCCTGTTGAGCACCCGCGAAGGCATCGGCCGCCTCCGCAGCCGCTGGCATGAGTTCTATCCCAGCGGCACCGCCCTCGTCGGCGCACCCATCCCGGTCATGCCAACCTACCATCCCGCCTATCTCCTTCGCGATCCCGGCGAGAAGAGCAAGGCTTGGGAAGACCTGAAGTTGGTTATGGCGCGATTGGGGCTACCGATACCCGCCAGGAAGTAG
- a CDS encoding ABC-F family ATP-binding cassette domain-containing protein, which produces MSAVSIQGVVKSYGGHVVLDGVSLDLHKGEKVGLIGANGSGKTTLFKLIVGAEKPDRGDIAVSAGTTIGYLPQEPQLPEDAPLIEAVGAVFEEHRQLEAELAILSHDISAAHDRAQGGNLFEKYDRLRARFEAGGGYDYEIRLREVLGGLGFAPEEYQQSVSQLSGGQKCRAALARLLLEEADFLLLDEPTNHLDIDATRWLERHLALHRGGAVIISHDRYLLDRVVTKIVEVEDKRVSVYPTNYTNYAQAKRLRLLQAQRDFEKQDAWLAHQRDYIDRSRYAKDSAKQARGRQKYLDRMEADGRILKKPKGDTAAMKLRLKSDERGGDMVIRCEKATKAFGDVVLIRDLDFEMTRGEKIGIIGPNGVGKTTLLRMLLGQTPPTGGKVRLFENLRVGYYDQEHRDLDESLTVLEAVRAVRPEMSEGQARSFLALFLFRGEEVFKRVGSLSGGEQSRVLLARLVWQSPQMLILDEPTNHLDIPAREALEEALTHYTGSILAVSHDRYFLDRVAERLLVLVERGRHELIAGSWSAYATILAQREEASRAEEARRREELREKQRHAADSGPKKKSRSKYAAKKVEEIEERIMAAESRMKELETAFADPALMKDADRAKALHAEYDALRAELAALNAEWEAAIE; this is translated from the coding sequence ATGTCCGCCGTTTCAATTCAAGGGGTCGTCAAGTCCTACGGCGGCCACGTCGTCCTCGACGGCGTGAGCTTGGATCTCCATAAAGGCGAAAAGGTCGGATTGATCGGGGCCAACGGGTCCGGCAAGACGACCCTGTTCAAACTTATCGTCGGCGCGGAGAAGCCGGACCGTGGGGACATTGCCGTCTCGGCGGGAACGACTATCGGGTACCTGCCACAGGAGCCGCAGCTTCCGGAGGATGCGCCGCTGATCGAAGCCGTCGGCGCGGTATTTGAAGAGCATCGCCAATTGGAGGCGGAACTGGCAATCCTCTCTCACGACATCTCCGCGGCTCACGACCGCGCGCAGGGCGGGAACCTGTTCGAAAAGTATGACCGGCTTCGGGCGCGCTTCGAGGCGGGGGGAGGCTATGACTACGAAATCCGCCTGCGGGAGGTCCTCGGCGGGCTGGGCTTCGCGCCGGAGGAGTATCAGCAGAGCGTCTCTCAGCTTTCCGGCGGTCAAAAGTGCCGTGCCGCATTGGCCCGGCTGCTTTTGGAAGAGGCGGACTTTTTGCTTTTAGATGAGCCGACGAATCACTTGGACATTGACGCCACTCGGTGGCTGGAGCGGCACCTGGCGCTCCACCGTGGCGGGGCGGTCATCATCTCGCACGATCGGTACCTGCTCGATCGTGTGGTGACCAAGATCGTCGAGGTCGAGGACAAGCGGGTCAGCGTCTATCCGACGAATTACACGAACTACGCCCAGGCCAAGCGTCTCCGCCTGCTCCAGGCCCAGCGCGACTTCGAAAAGCAGGACGCCTGGTTGGCCCATCAGCGCGATTACATCGATCGGTCGCGGTACGCCAAGGATTCCGCCAAGCAGGCCCGCGGTCGGCAGAAGTACCTCGACCGCATGGAGGCCGACGGGCGGATCTTGAAAAAGCCCAAAGGCGACACCGCGGCGATGAAGCTGCGCCTTAAGAGCGACGAGCGCGGCGGGGACATGGTCATCCGCTGCGAGAAGGCGACCAAGGCGTTCGGCGACGTGGTGCTCATCCGCGATCTGGATTTTGAGATGACCCGCGGGGAGAAGATCGGCATCATCGGGCCCAACGGCGTGGGTAAGACGACGCTGTTGCGGATGCTCCTGGGCCAGACGCCGCCGACAGGCGGGAAGGTGCGGCTGTTCGAGAATCTGCGGGTGGGCTATTACGACCAGGAGCACCGTGATCTGGATGAATCGCTGACCGTGCTGGAGGCGGTGCGGGCGGTGCGACCGGAGATGTCCGAGGGCCAGGCACGGTCCTTCCTCGCACTGTTCCTGTTCCGCGGCGAGGAGGTCTTCAAGCGGGTTGGCAGCCTGTCCGGCGGCGAGCAGTCGCGCGTGCTCCTGGCCCGCCTGGTCTGGCAGAGCCCGCAGATGCTCATCCTCGACGAGCCGACAAACCACCTGGACATTCCCGCCCGCGAAGCGTTGGAAGAGGCCCTGACCCACTACACCGGCAGCATTCTGGCCGTCAGTCACGATCGTTACTTTCTCGATCGAGTCGCCGAGCGGCTATTGGTCCTGGTCGAGCGCGGTCGCCACGAACTCATTGCCGGAAGCTGGTCGGCCTACGCGACGATCCTCGCGCAACGCGAGGAGGCGAGCCGGGCGGAAGAAGCCCGTCGCCGCGAGGAGCTGCGCGAAAAGCAGCGCCACGCCGCCGATTCGGGTCCGAAGAAAAAATCGCGTTCGAAGTACGCGGCGAAAAAAGTCGAGGAGATTGAGGAAAGGATTATGGCCGCCGAATCGCGGATGAAGGAGCTGGAGACCGCGTTCGCCGACCCCGCCCTCATGAAAGACGCCGACCGCGCGAAGGCCCTGCACGCCGAATACGACGCGCTGCGAGCTGAACTCGCGGCTCTCAACGCCGAATGGGAAGCGGCGATTGAGTAA
- a CDS encoding NAD(P)/FAD-dependent oxidoreductase, translated as MPNGDDTRFTLIGGGLAGGLLATYLGRAGYAVDLYERRADPGAGNFVGGRSINLAVSTRGIDALERVGLAEEVLKTAIPMRGRMIHGPRGDLHFQPYDKDPSRCIYSIGRATINSVTLTAAQRLPNVRVLFNHRCTDVDLDRGVAHILDTATNRTIETEDGVVIGVDGAFSAVRRAMQRLDRFDYSQDYLRHGYKELTIPPGASGEFQMEKNALHIWPRRSFMMIALPNPDGSFTCTLFWQFEGPVSFARIRDGDDVRRFFAREFPDAVPLMPTLVEDFQAHPTGSMVTVRCRPWHYGGKVAIVGDAAHAVVPFYGQGMNAAFEDCIVLDECLRRHAPNWERAFGEYEAERKPNVDALADLAVENFREMRDKTASRAFRLKKKIERTLHRLLPGRYTPLYTMVSFTRTPYADAVRRARRQDRIVLVAAWITVVVVLVMLALAVSL; from the coding sequence ATGCCCAACGGCGACGACACACGATTCACCCTCATCGGCGGCGGTCTGGCCGGAGGGCTGTTGGCGACGTACTTGGGCCGCGCGGGCTATGCCGTAGATCTCTACGAGCGGAGGGCCGACCCCGGAGCGGGCAATTTCGTGGGCGGCCGGTCCATCAACCTCGCGGTCTCGACGCGGGGAATCGACGCGCTGGAGCGTGTGGGGTTGGCCGAAGAAGTGCTGAAGACGGCGATCCCCATGCGCGGGCGCATGATCCATGGTCCGCGCGGCGATCTGCACTTTCAGCCCTACGACAAAGACCCGTCGCGATGCATTTATTCGATCGGGCGGGCAACGATCAACAGTGTGACCTTGACCGCCGCGCAGCGTCTGCCGAATGTGCGAGTGCTATTCAATCACCGCTGCACGGACGTAGACCTGGATCGCGGCGTCGCTCACATCCTGGATACGGCAACGAATCGGACGATCGAGACGGAGGACGGCGTCGTCATCGGCGTCGATGGGGCGTTTTCGGCTGTGCGGCGGGCCATGCAGCGGTTGGATCGATTCGATTATTCGCAGGACTACCTTCGCCACGGATATAAGGAACTGACCATCCCGCCGGGGGCGAGCGGTGAGTTTCAAATGGAGAAAAATGCCCTCCACATTTGGCCGCGGCGGAGCTTTATGATGATCGCCCTGCCGAACCCAGATGGTTCGTTTACATGTACCCTCTTCTGGCAGTTTGAAGGGCCGGTGAGCTTCGCGAGAATCCGCGACGGCGACGACGTGCGGCGGTTCTTTGCGCGCGAATTTCCCGACGCGGTGCCCCTGATGCCCACGCTCGTGGAGGACTTCCAGGCCCATCCGACGGGTTCGATGGTGACCGTCCGCTGTCGGCCGTGGCACTACGGTGGCAAAGTAGCGATCGTCGGCGATGCGGCGCACGCAGTCGTCCCATTCTACGGGCAGGGGATGAATGCTGCGTTCGAGGATTGCATCGTGCTGGACGAATGCCTGCGCCGGCACGCACCGAACTGGGAGCGGGCTTTCGGCGAATACGAGGCCGAGCGGAAGCCGAACGTGGACGCGCTGGCCGACCTGGCCGTTGAAAACTTTCGCGAGATGCGCGACAAGACGGCCTCGCGGGCGTTTCGCCTCAAGAAGAAGATCGAGCGGACGCTGCATCGCCTGCTGCCGGGCCGGTATACTCCCTTGTATACGATGGTGTCGTTCACGCGAACGCCCTACGCTGACGCGGTGCGGCGAGCGCGGCGGCAGGATCGCATTGTGTTGGTTGCTGCCTGGATCACGGTTGTTGTCGTGTTGGTCATGCTGGCGCTGGCCGTGAGTTTGTAG
- a CDS encoding tryptophan 2,3-dioxygenase family protein: MDHFYDFLGQRGVTIPPSLRGGDRTQPTQANEQVQEGLLALYLKHPELAILFELMTDFDEGLQEWRYRHVKLVERTIGSKHGTGGSPGVPFLKESLFKPIFPDLWAIRHRI; encoded by the coding sequence GTGGATCACTTTTACGACTTTCTGGGGCAGCGCGGTGTTACGATTCCGCCGTCATTGCGTGGCGGCGACCGGACACAGCCGACCCAGGCCAACGAACAAGTTCAGGAAGGACTCCTGGCGCTCTATCTAAAGCACCCGGAGTTGGCGATCCTCTTCGAACTCATGACGGATTTTGACGAAGGCCTGCAGGAATGGCGCTACCGCCATGTGAAGCTCGTCGAGCGGACGATCGGCAGCAAACATGGGACGGGCGGTTCGCCGGGCGTACCGTTCTTGAAGGAATCGCTCTTCAAGCCGATCTTCCCCGACCTGTGGGCGATTCGGCACCGGATATAA
- a CDS encoding SDR family oxidoreductase: MPPTPPIKARTAIVTGAGRGIGRAIAARLAASGANVAVVSRTLDQLNETTQLIARSGGQALAVVADLTKLDDVARLVDQTQSAFGDVDILVNCAGFAAVATIENMEPAVFDTLVATNTRAIFLCCREVWPIMAKTGSGAIVNISSVAAYDPFPGLGAYGATKAFVNAYTKALADEGKPLGIRVYGVAPGAVETDMLRGSFPDFPADQTLQPDEVAALVEMLLSPACTHVSGQTLVIKKS, translated from the coding sequence ATGCCCCCCACGCCCCCAATCAAAGCTAGGACCGCCATCGTGACCGGCGCGGGTCGCGGTATCGGGCGGGCCATCGCTGCCCGCCTTGCGGCGTCGGGGGCGAACGTGGCGGTCGTCTCGCGCACCCTCGATCAGCTTAACGAAACCACGCAGCTCATCGCGCGGTCCGGGGGCCAGGCCCTGGCCGTCGTCGCCGATCTCACCAAATTGGACGACGTCGCGCGCCTGGTCGACCAGACGCAGTCGGCTTTTGGCGACGTGGACATTCTCGTCAATTGCGCGGGCTTCGCGGCGGTCGCCACTATCGAGAACATGGAGCCGGCGGTCTTCGACACCCTCGTCGCCACGAATACCCGCGCGATATTCCTCTGCTGCCGGGAAGTCTGGCCGATCATGGCGAAGACCGGCAGCGGCGCCATCGTCAACATTTCATCGGTCGCGGCTTACGATCCCTTCCCGGGCCTGGGAGCTTACGGCGCGACGAAGGCGTTCGTGAATGCCTACACCAAGGCCCTCGCCGATGAAGGCAAGCCTCTCGGAATCCGTGTTTATGGTGTCGCCCCCGGGGCGGTTGAGACCGACATGCTCCGCGGATCATTTCCCGACTTCCCCGCCGATCAAACCCTGCAGCCCGACGAAGTGGCAGCGCTCGTGGAGATGCTATTGTCCCCCGCTTGCACGCACGTCAGCGGGCAGACCCTGGTCATCAAGAAAAGCTGA
- a CDS encoding FeoB-associated Cys-rich membrane protein — protein MQRRLVELPSGDYNLVMIEYGIVGLLVLAAFVHVVRRLMRSTRTANSACGGSCACGPGNFRDDRLGRRIELVQLSANQRANLDATSLSHAPHAPNQS, from the coding sequence TTGCAGCGAAGACTCGTCGAATTGCCGAGTGGAGATTACAATCTTGTCATGATCGAATACGGCATCGTCGGACTCCTGGTGCTCGCCGCCTTCGTACACGTCGTACGGCGGCTCATGCGCAGCACACGAACCGCCAATTCCGCATGCGGCGGATCCTGTGCGTGCGGTCCAGGAAACTTTCGCGATGATCGGCTCGGACGCCGGATCGAACTCGTTCAATTGAGCGCAAACCAAAGAGCAAACCTCGATGCTACGAGCCTATCCCATGCCCCCCACGCCCCCAATCAAAGCTAG